Proteins from a genomic interval of uncultured Desulfuromusa sp.:
- a CDS encoding CBS domain-containing protein, translated as MAESFRIKDFMNPNPVTVLPDTNIADVAKLTLKNKISGVLVVDNSMALLGMISELDCLRVMSDSIYHDGRNTSSLRAQDVMTKEVTSVSPDAQLFDVMTSMLNQGQRRRPVVEKGKVIGQVTCRQLLKIITSFS; from the coding sequence ATGGCAGAATCATTTCGCATTAAAGACTTTATGAATCCAAACCCGGTAACCGTTTTACCCGACACAAATATTGCAGATGTCGCCAAGCTCACATTGAAAAATAAAATTTCAGGGGTTCTGGTTGTCGATAATTCGATGGCTCTTCTGGGGATGATTTCAGAACTCGATTGTCTTAGAGTCATGTCTGATAGTATCTACCATGACGGCCGCAACACGTCATCACTCAGGGCACAGGATGTCATGACCAAAGAGGTCACTTCTGTCTCGCCGGACGCTCAACTTTTTGATGTTATGACATCCATGTTAAATCAAGGACAACGTAGAAGGCCTGTGGTTGAAAAGGGAAAAGTTATCGGTCAGGTCACCTGTCGACAACTGTTAAAAATCATAACCTCCTTCTCCTGA
- a CDS encoding response regulator, with translation MNTKWKIIVLVMLTIVSVSSVFLYFYVKDNRAALNLLIEKDISKVQEIIKTLEEENHRHYKNRIAGLVDYRTFPNREKMIRAFALRDREKLKQLSRPFADRFLQENSNFSSFSWITQENIVCTRLLAPQRYGDDISAIRPDIVEANRTQKPIFGYMTAPNGLEPRLIQPVSYEGKPVGVVQFGLSESMLIDIIHKKMDTAVAMVIPNEKFSIVKESKLPRYSTDKFTIQSRQLNFFQQFAPEINWEKLQQRLIINDKEFVLARAIELLNFKDEPEGYIFVVLDITDQIQGLNARISFIVILTGGLLLISFLIIYPSYGSLVQKIVTLNQSLEESNFTLEDRVQERTGELLESEKRFKEVLDHSPLGIVISDQTIMNIYYANPAICSMLGYTQSELEKMNIESIHRSVDFPQILQGFKNNCNQENGLALDVPFLKNGGSVFEADIHCSQVKFKGHDCLIGFIIDLTEKKKLEQHLRRTNKMEAIGLMAGGVAHDLNNVLTAIISYPELMLRKLPADHPMKKQLEEIQASGQRAAGIVSDLLTIARGVTVNKEPYDLHPLIQEYMTSAEYKNLSTSHPLINCEFKCEAGSSAIDCSPLHFSKILMNLIANAFEAIDGSGRVTVSTTNTQLDQFNNFDGSVPPGNYLLLKIEDSGSGIAAKDLEHIFEPFYSTKMMGQSGTGLGLSMVWNIVKDHNGHISVATGTQGTTFELVFPVTENQVVKNRQNSGDNFDYQGRNEQILIVDDEPQLLDLTSEMLSSLNYRVSTAASGEEALTVISEKDFDLVIVDMQMGAGINGRQTIEKIKAIKAETKIIIASGYAESQEVSQALKKGAISFVHKPYTLSQLGKAVTEALEVK, from the coding sequence GTGAATACCAAGTGGAAAATCATTGTGTTGGTCATGCTGACGATTGTCAGTGTCAGCTCGGTGTTTCTTTATTTCTACGTTAAAGACAATAGGGCAGCATTAAACCTGCTCATTGAAAAAGATATTTCAAAAGTCCAGGAAATCATCAAAACCCTTGAAGAAGAAAACCACCGTCATTATAAAAACCGTATCGCCGGCCTGGTCGATTACAGAACATTTCCCAATCGTGAAAAGATGATTCGTGCATTTGCTCTGCGCGATCGTGAAAAACTGAAGCAGCTTTCCCGGCCTTTTGCTGACCGATTTCTCCAGGAAAATTCTAATTTTTCCAGCTTCAGCTGGATAACACAAGAGAATATAGTCTGTACAAGACTCTTGGCCCCACAGAGATACGGTGATGATATCAGCGCCATTCGTCCTGACATTGTGGAAGCCAATCGCACCCAAAAACCGATCTTCGGCTACATGACGGCACCTAATGGTCTGGAGCCCAGACTAATTCAACCCGTAAGTTACGAAGGAAAACCTGTTGGAGTCGTGCAGTTCGGATTAAGCGAAAGTATGCTCATCGATATCATCCATAAAAAAATGGATACTGCCGTTGCGATGGTGATCCCAAACGAAAAGTTTTCCATCGTAAAAGAATCTAAACTGCCCCGTTATTCAACAGATAAATTCACGATCCAATCACGCCAACTTAATTTCTTCCAGCAATTTGCTCCCGAGATCAACTGGGAGAAGTTGCAACAGCGGCTGATTATCAACGATAAAGAGTTTGTTCTTGCCCGGGCGATCGAGCTTCTCAATTTCAAAGATGAGCCTGAAGGATACATCTTTGTCGTTCTTGACATTACAGATCAGATTCAAGGACTTAATGCCCGCATCTCTTTCATTGTCATTCTCACGGGAGGGCTTCTCCTTATATCGTTTTTGATCATTTATCCAAGTTACGGCTCTCTGGTGCAGAAGATTGTGACTCTGAATCAGTCATTGGAAGAGAGTAATTTCACGTTAGAAGATCGGGTTCAGGAAAGAACGGGTGAACTGCTGGAGAGTGAAAAGCGTTTTAAAGAGGTCCTGGATCATTCTCCTCTCGGAATTGTGATATCCGATCAAACGATCATGAATATTTACTACGCCAATCCTGCGATTTGTTCGATGTTGGGATATACGCAAAGCGAATTAGAAAAGATGAACATCGAATCGATCCACCGCTCCGTTGATTTTCCACAAATTCTTCAGGGATTTAAAAACAACTGCAACCAAGAAAATGGATTAGCACTGGATGTCCCTTTCCTGAAAAATGGAGGTTCTGTTTTTGAGGCAGATATTCACTGTTCGCAGGTTAAGTTTAAAGGGCACGATTGCCTGATAGGCTTTATCATCGATCTGACTGAAAAAAAGAAACTTGAACAGCATTTGCGTCGTACGAATAAAATGGAAGCTATCGGCCTTATGGCCGGCGGAGTAGCCCATGATCTGAACAATGTGCTTACGGCCATTATCAGCTACCCGGAGCTGATGCTGAGAAAACTCCCTGCTGACCACCCAATGAAAAAGCAGTTAGAAGAAATTCAAGCCTCAGGACAGAGAGCTGCCGGTATCGTTAGTGACTTGTTAACCATTGCTCGTGGCGTAACGGTCAATAAAGAACCTTACGATCTCCATCCACTGATTCAGGAGTATATGACATCAGCTGAATATAAAAATCTTTCAACCAGCCATCCCCTGATCAACTGTGAATTCAAATGTGAAGCCGGAAGCTCCGCCATTGATTGTTCCCCTCTACATTTTTCTAAAATCCTGATGAACTTAATCGCCAATGCCTTTGAAGCCATCGATGGAAGCGGGAGGGTCACTGTTTCAACGACCAACACCCAACTGGATCAATTCAATAATTTTGATGGCTCAGTTCCTCCGGGGAATTATTTATTACTTAAAATCGAAGATAGTGGCTCTGGTATCGCAGCAAAGGATTTGGAACACATTTTCGAACCTTTCTATTCGACAAAAATGATGGGACAAAGTGGAACCGGGCTGGGGCTGTCGATGGTCTGGAATATTGTCAAAGACCATAACGGCCATATTTCTGTTGCCACCGGAACCCAAGGGACAACCTTTGAACTGGTTTTCCCGGTGACTGAAAATCAGGTTGTGAAAAACAGACAAAACAGTGGTGATAACTTTGATTATCAGGGGAGGAATGAGCAGATACTGATAGTCGATGACGAGCCCCAATTACTTGATTTAACTTCGGAGATGCTGTCTTCCCTGAATTATAGAGTGTCAACAGCGGCCTCCGGAGAAGAAGCGTTAACCGTGATATCGGAAAAAGATTTTGACTTGGTGATTGTTGATATGCAGATGGGGGCCGGAATCAATGGCCGGCAGACCATTGAAAAAATAAAAGCCATAAAAGCTGAAACAAAAATCATTATTGCAAGTGGTTATGCAGAAAGCCAAGAGGTTTCACAGGCTCTGAAGAAAGGGGCTATCAGCTTTGTTCATAAGCCCTATACTTTGAGCCAGTTAGGCAAAGCGGTTACAGAGGCTTTGGAAGTAAAATAA
- a CDS encoding alpha/beta hydrolase, with the protein MQNLLNHDLISARYFFPRKGCFKNPFWVDCGDAKLACSYHEINPEAKTLVHFHGNGEIIDDWQGDFVTLVQKMGCNCFLAELRGYGQSTGLPQLGKMLEDVVPTVEALQRPASELIFFGRSVGSIFAIEAVSRFPQASGLILESGVADVLERLLLRVEASELGVSVVEFEQEVDRVLNHQHKMMAYPGPVLVMHTQNDGLVDVSHGQRLYDWTGGKKTLKIFPRGNHNDIMYVNAQEYFSTLAGFIRSYPDLI; encoded by the coding sequence ATGCAAAACTTACTCAATCATGACTTGATCAGTGCGCGCTATTTTTTCCCCAGGAAAGGTTGTTTCAAAAATCCGTTTTGGGTTGACTGTGGCGATGCAAAGTTGGCTTGCAGTTACCATGAAATTAATCCTGAGGCCAAGACCCTGGTTCATTTTCACGGCAATGGAGAAATCATTGATGATTGGCAGGGTGATTTTGTGACTCTGGTTCAGAAAATGGGTTGCAATTGTTTTCTGGCTGAGCTCCGCGGTTACGGTCAGTCAACAGGGTTGCCGCAGTTGGGAAAAATGCTGGAAGATGTTGTGCCGACAGTCGAGGCTCTGCAACGACCTGCGAGTGAGTTGATCTTTTTTGGCAGGAGCGTCGGTTCAATCTTTGCCATTGAGGCGGTATCCAGGTTTCCACAAGCATCCGGATTGATTCTTGAAAGCGGTGTTGCTGATGTTTTGGAACGGCTGTTATTGCGGGTTGAAGCATCAGAGCTTGGGGTCAGTGTTGTAGAGTTTGAACAAGAGGTCGATCGTGTTTTGAACCATCAGCATAAAATGATGGCATATCCCGGTCCGGTGTTAGTGATGCACACTCAAAATGATGGCCTGGTGGATGTTAGTCATGGTCAGCGTTTGTACGACTGGACCGGAGGCAAGAAGACGCTGAAAATTTTTCCTCGGGGGAATCATAACGATATTATGTATGTCAACGCACAGGAGTATTTTTCGACTTTAGCAGGGTTTATCAGGAGTTACCCGGACTTGATTTAG
- a CDS encoding formate/nitrite transporter family protein — MKNFLPPEKLALSLVAWGEEKSRRTSLELLVLGFLAGAYIGFAAHLATIVGTGDFSWIGLKKFFIGSVFSVGLMLVIIPGSELWTGNTMMTAAFLGKKISFAQMMHNWFWVYLGNLAGSIFLAWMIVSQSGIMDGVFGGTALQIASAKISHEVAGHSHNWAYFIRAVGCNWLVCLAVLQAMAAKDIGGKVLGIFFPIMAFVAAGFEHVVANMYFIPAGIFAKKLQGAQMASGLEPALLEQLNWSSMWQSNLLAVTLGNFVGGGLFVGATYWWLYVRKNNLLH; from the coding sequence ATGAAAAATTTTCTACCGCCGGAAAAACTGGCACTTTCTCTTGTCGCCTGGGGTGAAGAAAAATCGCGGCGCACGTCCCTTGAACTTCTGGTCCTCGGTTTTCTGGCTGGGGCTTATATCGGTTTTGCGGCCCATCTGGCGACAATTGTGGGGACCGGAGATTTTTCCTGGATTGGGCTGAAAAAGTTTTTTATTGGCAGTGTTTTCAGTGTCGGGCTGATGCTGGTGATTATTCCCGGATCTGAACTCTGGACCGGGAATACCATGATGACAGCAGCTTTTCTCGGGAAAAAAATTTCATTTGCCCAGATGATGCACAACTGGTTCTGGGTCTACTTGGGAAATCTTGCCGGCTCTATTTTTCTCGCCTGGATGATTGTCAGTCAGTCCGGAATCATGGATGGGGTTTTTGGTGGTACTGCTCTACAGATTGCATCGGCAAAGATCTCACATGAGGTTGCGGGCCATTCCCACAACTGGGCCTATTTTATTCGCGCCGTGGGCTGTAACTGGCTCGTATGTCTGGCCGTTCTACAAGCGATGGCGGCCAAAGACATCGGCGGTAAAGTGCTCGGCATTTTCTTTCCGATTATGGCGTTTGTGGCTGCCGGTTTTGAACATGTCGTTGCGAATATGTATTTTATCCCTGCCGGAATCTTTGCCAAGAAACTGCAGGGTGCGCAGATGGCGTCCGGGCTTGAGCCGGCACTTCTGGAGCAACTGAATTGGAGCTCTATGTGGCAGAGCAACTTATTGGCAGTCACTCTGGGAAACTTTGTCGGTGGCGGGCTCTTTGTCGGGGCCACCTATTGGTGGTTATATGTGAGGAAAAATAACTTGCTTCATTGA
- a CDS encoding glyoxylate/hydroxypyruvate reductase A, with protein sequence MSLVIIYPHRDVSDWISALRKHAPALKVEVWPDIVEPDQVEFALCWNQPPGSLQQFPNLKCISSLGAGINHLLNDLTRPREVPLVRLVDDNLKQSMAEYVMAGVLEHFRHLKAYRRQQREHLWEELKVSHISELGVGIMGCGEIGGYVAGKLTDFGFSVQGWSRTRQERDKFQVYAGHDELGVFLGQTDVLVCLLPLTPETENILNLDTFRQLPENAYLINAARGAHLVDADLLSALDRGLLSGALLDVFREEPLPQQHPFWKHDKIAVTPHIASPTNPDSAAEQIVANYHQVISDAPLRNIVDVECGY encoded by the coding sequence TGCTTTAAAGGTTGAGGTTTGGCCCGATATCGTTGAACCTGATCAGGTTGAGTTCGCGTTATGCTGGAACCAGCCACCTGGCAGCCTCCAGCAATTTCCCAACCTGAAATGCATATCTTCTCTTGGTGCCGGGATTAATCATTTATTGAATGATCTCACGCGCCCACGAGAAGTTCCACTGGTTCGGCTCGTTGATGACAACCTGAAACAATCGATGGCTGAATATGTGATGGCGGGGGTCCTTGAGCACTTTCGTCACTTGAAAGCTTATCGCCGGCAGCAAAGAGAACACCTATGGGAAGAACTGAAAGTATCGCATATTTCTGAACTTGGTGTTGGTATAATGGGGTGTGGTGAAATTGGTGGTTACGTCGCTGGCAAACTCACTGATTTTGGTTTCAGTGTGCAAGGCTGGAGCCGTACCCGGCAAGAAAGGGATAAATTTCAAGTCTATGCCGGTCATGACGAATTGGGGGTATTTCTCGGACAGACAGATGTTCTTGTCTGTCTGCTGCCCCTGACGCCGGAAACTGAGAATATCCTCAATTTGGATACGTTCCGCCAATTACCGGAAAATGCTTATCTGATCAATGCTGCCAGAGGGGCTCATCTCGTTGATGCCGATCTGCTGTCAGCACTTGATCGCGGACTGCTCTCAGGAGCATTACTGGATGTCTTCAGAGAAGAACCTCTGCCGCAACAGCACCCTTTTTGGAAGCACGACAAGATTGCAGTGACGCCACACATTGCCAGTCCCACCAATCCTGATTCAGCGGCAGAGCAGATTGTTGCAAACTATCATCAGGTGATCAGCGATGCTCCATTACGCAACATTGTTGATGTTGAATGTGGTTATTGA